The Brassica napus cultivar Da-Ae chromosome C7, Da-Ae, whole genome shotgun sequence genomic interval GGAGTTCATAATGAAACTCGAGAAGAAGTGTCCGCCAAAAGAGGAATACAAGTCTTTCTTCGAGAAACTAAAGGCTACAATGGTAGCCTCCGCAAAGGTCACtcaagaaaagaagaaaggtTTCTTCTCTGCTGCAGCTGGAAAAATATCCGACGCAGTGTCTTTCATTGGTTCAAAGTTTACTGGCAAGTCAGCTGAGGTAAAACTCTCTTTGAAAACTCTTTTATGTAACCAAAGTCTATCATCTTCTTATTCATGTTCTTGTGGCATGTCTATAGGTGAAGAAATCGATGGAGACCTACCAACAAGAGGTGGCCAAGTCACTGCAAGAGTTAGAAGCCATCCACAAGAAAATCATTGAAGCAAACCAAGGCAAGGTAGAGGGGTCAGTGGCGGTGACAGCAGAACAAAAAACTGAGATTAAACAAACGATCACCAGATGGGAGACAGTCACCACTCAATTCGTGGAGACTGCTATCCAGACCGAGGCGGCTTCAAATACTACAGTTGGTGTAGACAAAGTCAAGCTACCTTGAGCTCTTTCAGAGACTTATCCACTACATTCGTTTTGCcactatacatatatattattataatcaaaGGCTAGCTAATAATTTAGAGATTTTTGTGTTGGTTGAAATAAAACCAAGATTGGTATAGGCCAATCATATAGATCTATGGATCTACCTATTTAAGTAAGTTAAGATAGACTGTAACCGCTCTGTATAAGTGAGTGATTCctaagtaaaaataattttaaaataaagttcTAATAGCATAACATGAGAAGAATGTCtaaagattttgttttctttcactcTTAAAATAAGTTCTAATAGATCCTTGACTGACACTGCACTAGCAAAATCTAGTTGTGTTCTGTCTTAGTTTGCGTGTTCCTCTTCAACCACAGCAAAGTCAAGCCCAGAGATCTTCATTGGTCCAATGTTAACTGCAAGAATCACACAATCATTCAGATTGTGTTGATCCAACAAAGCAAAGAAACTATAATGTAATGAGATGGTAACAAGGAGAAGAATGTTGGTTATACGTACTGACAGCATCAAGTCCAGATAATTTGGGCATGAACTGTCTGATGTGGTCCTCTGCTGCTTTATCTGCCTTCAGTGTCTCACACTCGAAAGAAACAGATACTTTCTTCTTCCTGTGTTTTTGTTCGACTAGTCCTATCACATCTTCCTCCCAGCTTTTTAAAGACAAAAGTGATAAACATAGAGCtcagttatattttatttagcaGAGGACAGTAACAGAATCACAGAGAAAGGCGTTTTATATTCAACTTAATTTTGACTTTACCCGTGAGCATGCTCGACATTATTAATTCGAGCAGCATCGTGACCTTTGCACTCAACTACAACTGTTTGTTCCTTTTTACTCTTTTATTTCATGAAATATCACAAGAAGCTCAATACAAACTGTGTTAAAGGGTTTAGAAGTAGTGATAAAGTCATACGTTGTAGTCAATGATGGTGAGCTTGATCAACCGATAATCCTAACCGCGGCTGCACTCAGTCTCACAAGCCAGTTCTTTGGAAATAGAAAGAAGACATCAATCATACAAACATAACGCAGAAACGTGCAATAGTAAGAAGATTCCAAGGCATATTTTAGATCACCTCCTTTGACGCTCCTAAGCTAATTTATATCATGTTCAACCAATCCTAGTATCAAATGATCTTAACAGTACATGATTAAGTCTTAGTTTGCTAAGCGGCTTAATTGTTAACAAACTCATTTAGTCATTTACATGCTTCAGGACCAAACCATTTTGATCAAACCGAAGCTAAATGGATAACTGGATATACGAGAACACATTTTGTAATTGCAAAAAAAAGACCCACCAAACAAAAAGACCATTTTGTGCACACTAAAAAAGAAAGACCATTAaaagagagaaagtgagagagtaCCAGTGCCATGGAGGCCATAGCAGACGGAGAGAGGCGTGTGAATGAAATGGCCAGAGATGGAACCACATGGCAATAAAGCTATTGATGCTACTCCTTCCTTCTTCTCTATCTCTCCTTCTCTTTCCTCATCTGCAACCACACCTTCACAAATTCAATCAAACAACACACGGAACACAATTGCGAAAATTAAAGTCAGAAGCTTTTGggatgttttaacttttaagctTCAGCTACTTTATACGGCTGCGTTTTTGAGGTCTTCACACGACGTCGTTTTGGCGTGGATCGTTTTGTCTTTTCAAAAGGCTTCTCTGTTGGTATCTTCTCCCTCATCCTAGTCTCAACACTCCTCCGCAGAGGGGTGAAAACAGGCTTATTTGATTCATCAATTCGACTGAAAAAAATCGGGTTTTGATTTGGTGTCATGCTTATGGTACTACAGATCATTACGCAGCTGAGCTTCTTTGGTTAAGTAAGTACTTAAAGTCTGAATCTTTCACTAAACTTCTCAGCTTGTTCGTATGTTACGCCTTAGATTTACTTTATAAGAGTATGCTCTCTATGTGTTAAAACTGGAGGTTTTGGTGTTCGTAGTTATCTCCGGTCCGGTAAAATCATGGGTGATGTCTGGCTGAGTCCTGTCTCCATCACTTGTACATCGAATCAATTAGACTATGGTTGTTATCCCGTCAAGAAGAGCTGTTGTCATTGGTCTTTGTGTCACTCGTTGGACTTGGCATTGACCATGAAGCTGAAACGGAGGCGTCTAGCTTATGGTAATGTAAAAATGGAGTCTTTTTCATCAGGAACAAAGAGAATATGTTTCAGTAAGGTGAGTAGTGCGCTAGAAAGATCTTCCAACGGTGAAACCATGGCTTTGGATTTTGAATCTGGATTGAAAGAAAATCTTTCCGGTTTGTTTGTAGAAGATGAGGTAGAAGAGAAGCCTGAAGTAGATAAGAGTAGGATACATTTCTTAGAAGAGAGGGACGAGGAGATGTTATCAAAGAGACTTCTGAAACTCAGCAGGTTAGACAAAGTCAGAAGCGCATCAGAGCTGTTTGATTCCATGAGGCTTTCAGGTTTACAACCCAACCCCCGCGCTTGCAACTCTCTTCTCTCGTGCCTCTTGAGGAGTGGAAACCTTCCTAAACTCTTCACCGTCTTTGACTTCATGAGAACAAAGGACAACCTCACAGGCCACACGTACAGCTTGCTGTTGAAAGCTGTCTCAGAGCTCAAGGGTTGCGACTCTGCGCTAAGAACGTTTAGAGAGCTAGAAAAGGACCCCAAACACAAGAGCCACTTCGACGTTGTCCTATACAACACCGTGGTTTCTCTATCTGGACGGGTGAACAACGTGCAAGAGACAGAGAGGGTATGGAGAGCTATGCAAAGCGATGGTCTAATTGGAACCGAGGTTACATACTCTCTGCTCGTTAGCATCTTTGTCCGGTGCGGGAGAACCGAGCTGGCTCTCGATGCGTACGACGAGATGATCAGCAACAACGTATCTCCTAGAGAGGACGCAATGCAAGCGATGATAAGCGCGTGTACAAAGGAAGAGAGATGGAGCTTGGCGTTGAAGATCTTTCGGAGCATGTTAAAGAAAGGGATGAAGCCTAATCTAGTAGCGTGCAACGCACTGATCAACTCGTTAGCAAAGGCTGGGAAAGTGGGATTGGTGTTTAAGGTTTACAGCGTTGTTGTAAAGTCTTTAGGGCATAAACCTGATGAGTACACTTGGAACGCGTTGCTCACGGGTTTGTACAAAGCGAACCGGTACGATGATGTTCTCCAGCTGTTTGATATGGTGAGAAGCGAGAGGCTGTGTTGTGTGAATGAGTATTTGTACAACACGGCTTTGGTGTCTTGTCAGAAGCTTGGTTCTTGGGAGAAAGCTGTGAAGCTTTTGTATGAGATGGAAGGTTCCGGGGTAACAGTTTCGACTTCGTCTTATAATCTGGTGATAAGCGCTTGCGAGAAGTCAAGACAGTCGAAAGTCGCGTTGCGAGTGTATGAGCACATGGTGATAAGGGGTTGTGAGCCGGACACGTTTACGTATCTGTCGCTTATAAGGAGTTGCGTTTGGGGTTCACTGTGGGGAGAGGTTAAAGATATACTAAAGGTAATAAGTTTTGTGACTCAAATGTGCATTATTAGAAGTAGTCATGGGCATTTGGTGtatcggtttggtttgggttcttCAAATATTGGGTGATTAGGGAGGGGCTAAAGGATCCAATTACGACTTTGACCTGTTTGGGTAGTTCTGATAGTAAAATTAGGAACCGGAAAATACTAGGAAAAAAATTTGGTTACCATTTGGTTTTTGTTTCGGTTCAGTTATTTCGGGAATTCGAATACGTAAATTACCTTGGTTCTGGTTTGGTTCGaatatagaaatataggaaccgtttaAATATTTGAAGGTTTCGGTCTGTTTCAGTTTTatgtatttcggttcggttccggtttttttttggtcatgcCTAGTTAGAATAGATTTTGAtttaatgtttgtttgtttcttgaACAGAAGGTGGAACCAGATGTGTCGCTTTACAACGCTGCTATACATGGAATGTGTTTAAGACGTGAGTTCAAGTTAGCAAAGGAGCTGTATGTGGAAATGAGAGAGGTGGGTCTAGAACCGGATGGTAAGACTCGAGCTATGATGCTACAGAACTTGAAGAGACATTAAAAAGTTTaatgtgtaaaaaaaaaagggtttaatgTGAGATACTGTTTTTTGTCTACTCAATTGTTGACCAGTATCATAATCTAAGACAAAGATACTTGTTATTACTTTCGTGAATGATCCAAACTCATTTATTACAAGCGCTCTTGAGATTCTTTAACTCAACTCTTGTCCTTTTCTCCTCTCTCATCTTCTGAAATTCACATGGTGACTGAATCCGAAGTTACAGTAATACCCTCATCCCTCGATGTGCAAAAGTTAAATGTTATGAAGCTCGTAAAACAGAGAGCCTCGTGTTCCTCGTACCCAATCCTCACCACCACAGGCCCACAGACTCTCTGATAAAGCagaatttcccgccaaaaaacaaaacatgctTCTTACCACTCACCTCTCTTCACCTCCTCTGTGTTCTGTATACACTCAGCCCcacaaaagagaagagagaaagaaaaaagagaccAAAGATGAATAGCTCGTCGAAGGTGATAATGGCGGCCACTATGGTTATGGTAGTGAGCTTGGTAATGGTTCTAAGCTTAGTGTTAGTACTACTAGCCGAACTCTACTGCTCTCTCTTACTcggccgccgccgccgccgtaaTCACTCCCTCACCCTCCCCACCACCACAATCACCGCCGCTGCAAACACCACAAGTCTCGCTCAAGCCATTTCAACATGCAACGACCCTTCACCATCTAACACCAATCCTCTAACCACAGGCGGCCTTCAAACTCCAAACCCTTTTCTCACAACCAACAAAACCTACCTTCATCATGAGTCTTCATCCTTACCAGCTTCCCCTGCACCCGTTGATAACTTCATCTACATATCCAACCCAATGTACTCGAACGACGCTACAAGTAAACCAACCACGCCTTTCGAGACCCCTGAGTCTTCACCGTCCAGGCTCGAGACCGGAgactcctcttcttcttcttccggcGAGGAAGAAAACGATGTAACGCCGACGTTGACTCCAATGAAGGATCTTCCTGAAAAGGCATGCTCTGTTTCTCTACAAGACAATGCGAGGTCGTTGGAGAGTTCAGCTAGTGAATCCAACAACGAGAAGGACAAAGACGGTGGCTTGTCTACGTCGTCTGGTTCGCCGTCGTATACTTCTCCGTCGTGGTAGTGTGTTTgtttattagtttaattaatgagataattcatgtttgtttttttttataattgaaattttTGGACTTTGTCTTGGAATGTGTATGACATATTATGGCGCGACGACCCAAGCCACGCTTGTTTTTACCAGAGTTTCTTTCTTATGTCGTTTTCTGTGTTCTGTAAgacaaccaaaaagaaaaacagttttTAATCAATAACTCGAAAGCAAGATAAAGCTGTAAACTTTATCTTATTTTAAGCTTTATTCTATGGTGACAATTCTTGGTGAAACAATATATGCTGAGGTGTATTCGGATTTAGATTAATGGAAAGTTGTTTGTTGaatcaagaacaaaagaaacaaagagaaaagtCAAAATTGAATTTGAGTGATTCACTTATTCTTTTTATTGACTGCTCATTGGTCCTATACATTGCACATAACCTTCATATTATTGATGGATGTTGATGATTCTCTATGGTTCAGTGACTAAAAGCATCTCTAAatgtatatttctatattttcttcCTGCATATAAATTTCTGTTATAGAATTGAATTTACTCTATTGTATGATTCTAAGGtagattttttctattttagaagaaaatactAATGATTACTACTTTTTGTTTCTATGTAAAGAGATTAgcattttttcaatattttcatttgacaATACATCAACTATATTATAAAAGCATACATTAGAATAAATCCacttatataatagatttttcctatttttttaaaaaaatatagtgatGAAAATATGAGAAAACGACCATTTCATATCCAATATATCGCAATATGTATCAATTCATACCCGACTTATACCACCGTACGAAAACATACTTGAACtttcaaaactttaaataacatacatgttgtttatttttttggcgAAATCATACACCAGTCGACACATCAGCTACTACGTCATTTAATTTTGCCAACGAGAATGCCACatgtacaatttttttataaaaaataatttttttagaaaatgtaaaattatataaatttatattatttagttaaattaacaaaaattaattaaataataaaatattaatcttaTACAAgcaatatatttgtaaatttttatgaTCCTATCACAATACCATCCTTATAAGAtttatatatgtgttgtaaTGATTTAAATGCAATGCTATTGGTTCTTCATAAGTATATATTCTTATATGATTTtcttagaaattttatattttacttcgGGTTATCCGAACTGATCCGATATAACCCAAATCTGAATGATAGATATATGGTTAATTTATGGTTTCTAAGATGTGATAGAAAATCAATCCAAGcccgatgtgttatatccgaTCCCGATCAAAACTTACAAAAAATACGAGTATGGGTCGTAAGACGTGTTACAAAATATAACCAAAATCCGAAAACTCGATATGAACctaacgggtacccgaacgctaCATTTAAAGAATTTATGATGTAAATTGATTATATAAGATTTACGAATATATCTCTcatataagattaaaatttattatttaattaatttgttaattttactaaatatacaaatttataaagggaaattttcaaaattagcacaTTAATAGTactacttttcatgtttacactaaccactttttttttaattgagggtaaaaagacatttataactctagggttaactaatctagacttagggtttagagttgagggtatcgggtttttggaatgtgaaatttaggattctaataaatatataaataaaattataaaaaaaatctagaaaatagtttcaaacataatttttgattttcaaaattaaattttcaaattaaaaaattcaaaaaaaaattataaaaaagtttgaatttgaaaaagtataattcgaaaacataaattttgtttttatttaaatatttatatattatatatatagaaaccaagggtataagagtcttttgtcattcaatgaagaatgtatatttgaaaatattcatttaatggtggtaaagatgaataatggcaccttgaaagtggtaaacatataatttccccatttataaatttttcattttctaaaaaaatatttttatcaaacgactattttggttatttttttggaaaaaattttTATATGTGGCATCCTCGTTAGTAAAATTAAATGACTTAGCATCTACGTTAGCAAAATTAGATGACATGAGGACGACCGGTGTATGATTTCTCCAAAAGATAAATAACATGtatgttatttgaaaatttgGAATGTTTAGGTATGTTTTTGCACGTTGGTATAAATCGGATATGAACTGAACATATTTCGATATATTGGATATGAAATGACCGTTTTAGAAGTGGATTGAAGATGATCTAATACCAAAAAATGGTTTGTGGAACATTCTATAGTTTAGTAGTTtgattagaaatttttatttacaacaGAAAATCTTAAGTTCCAAGTGGTAGAAAATTTGATCTATTCatagattaattaaaaaaatataaatataacaagtAGAACCATCaaattaaattatcaattttagataatataatataaataaataaataaataaatattaacttcacaaaaaaaagttagtaaAAAGAATCAAAGTGGCCATATGTTCAGCGTCCGGTTTGGTTCGACCGGTCAACAAGGTGAAATGCGTACCGGGTTGTAATACATGATACGGACCGCGTGACGTTTGTCAAGCTCTTTGTCTTATTCTGTCTCTCTCAGTTTCACGGGATCGCTAATTGGTCAAATCCACCATAGTCCCTAGTAAACTCCGCCGTCGATTCCATGGCATCCTGCCGCCACCACCACGGCTGCTCACAGCGCCAAAACCACCACGTCATCATCACTCCAGTCGCCACGTCATCACGCTGCTGCACCTACGGAGATTCCTACCCACCTTTCTCCTGATAATCTTCTTCATCTCATCGCTTCTTACCTCCAAACTCATCAACAAGAAACGCAATCTCCCGACCAAACCTGCCCCTGCGAAACTCCATGTCGGAGATCCAACGGTGGTTTCCACCAGCATCAGAAGAGTAATGTTCCGCGAGAACACGACGACCATGTTATCTTGTCTTGTCTCCTACGCAAAATCGACGATCTCGAGTCGTCTCTCAACGAGTTTGCAGGTCGCTATGACCAACGTCGAGATCGGTACTCTACACTGAGAGACTCCGCGGCGCGTGTCATTCAAACGCGTTTCCGGTCTTACCTTGTTCGAAGGTCCGTATCCTTTAGGCATCTAAAGGAACTAGCTTTGATCAAATCCAGCTTCGTGTCTCTCAAATCTTCGGTTGTTTTTCGGAAAGCTACAGACTTGCTTCTGCAGCTTGACTCGATTCAGGGTAGGGTTGATCCAATGATACGAAGTAGTAAGAGAACATTGAGCAGAGATTTGGTGAGGTTTCTGCACTACATTGATGATTGTGCTGTTAGGAGGTATGGCTTTGTTGTGGGTAGCCAGTTTAAATTTAGAGAGAAGCCTCAGGCTGTTGGGGTAGCAGAAGAGAGAATAATGGAGAAATTGAGGAACCGAATGGGGAAAGTGTTTGTTAGCAATGGGGAGCTAGAAGAGTTGGACTCCATGAGTGATGAGAGTGAAGAACTGCCAATGAAGAGTAGCTACAAGTTTGCGAGAGGCAATGTAGTCAAggcaaaacccaaaacccaaaacccatgGTGGTGTCTGGTAAGGACAGGAATGTGTATGACCTAACTTCGAGTGAAGAGAATGATTCGGTTGTAGTGATGTCCAGAGACAATGAAAGGAAGCATGGTTCGAAAACAAGGAACATGGTTTTGGTGGAAGGAAGTGGAGGGAAAACTGTGAGCTTTGATGAGAATGGGAACGTTTATAAGGTTTATGGGGATACGTCAGAGTCAAGCATAAGCGAGGAAGATGATCCTGTAAGTGGATCAAAAGATGGAAATGGGGAGAAGAAAGGGAACGTGAATGAAGttacaaggaagaagaagaaactggtTGTGAAAATGAGGTCTCTTCTTCGGAGGGTAGTGAAGGGGATGCCATAGTTACAAGAAATTGTAATGAACATGAGAAGAAGATCCAGCTTCAAAAAGGCACAAGAAATTGTAATGAACATGAGAAGAAGATCCAGCTTCAAAAAGGCAGCTTAATGTTCTCTCCTCCATTGCCTCCAAAAATGGAACCTTGACcagtggggggggggggagggcgGTCATGAAAGAATCAGAGCCCTCCAAAGCGAATGAGCTGTGAGAGTCTGTTCCCTGAACCCAATAAGGAAACTTTCTTTATTGTTGTAGAAACTGTAACATAACCAGATGGTTTAGACTAGTTTTCAACTTCCTCTGGAAAAATCTGTGagagttttctttttgtttgctcatttttgtgtgtttcattGATCAATCTTATTCTATGGGTGATGGATTTATTCAGTTGGCCGTGAAGATCTGCTTGCTTAGTTAGATCAACTGGAATGTAATCTTGTTTTCTGAACTCAACAAGAAGGTTCTGTTTGTTGCATTACTCTTGAATGTGTATAATGTATGATTCTTGCTCTTATAAACAGATGGATCAAATCCACATTCCATAAAATTGTATAAGCTCTATCAATATCAATTGGCTGATTTGGCTCGAAAGTTGTTGGATTTTGACGACAAAATGTAGTTATGCACAAATTCTATAAATCACTCGTTCACTAAACTAACGGTTCACaactattttagatttttcttcttcttgtcgcTTTCTCCCACAAATATCTCTCAGCAGAACGCACTGAAAAAACGTGACCTGTCACGGGGTAAGTACAGTTCCAAACATCCAATCAAACAATGACACGTAGATACATTTCACCACGTGTCGTGGTCAATCTCAGATCACTCATAAGTGGATCACTGAGACTGATAAGATTCAGCCAACTCCACTGTACACTCTTCAGAGAGAGAGATCAGAGATGGATACGATGCGAATCCCCGGCGTATCGAGCGGAGCTGAGAGTTTGATTCAATGCAATGCCTTGTCGAGCCTCGTTGGCCGTCGTAGCGACAACGGAAGATGGAGAACGAGGATGTTCCCGGCGAGGAGCAGAACCTGGCGACTGTCACCGAAGAGAAGACTCTTCCCGTCGGTGAAAGCTGTCTCTAGCGAGCCTAAGGAGAAGGTCGCCGACGTGGTTATCGATTCCGAACAAGGTCCAGgttcatcttttttcttttctcactcAAGAAGTTACTTTATTTAAGCGTTATGGTTCGAGTATAAGAATAAAGTTTATAACTTTAGAGTTTATAGTGAATGTTGGAATTAAAGTTTGTAACTTTAAGAGTTTATAGTGAATGTTGGGGATGTGAAGTTAATCATTTTAAGTGTTGCTGAATGAATTTTGTGTGATTGAATGCAGAAGGGTTTAGCTCTTTGAGTCCGTTTGGTCCAGATGCTGCTTCTGTGGCATCGAGCATCAAGTACCACTCGGAGTTCACGCCTTTGTTTTCTCCGGAGAAGTTTGAGTTGCCTAAGGCTTTCTTTGCTACTGCACAGAGTGTTAGGGACGCTCTGATCATTAACTGGAACGCCACTTATGAGTATTACAACAGGGTGAATCCCAAACAGGCTTACTATTTGTCAATGGAGTTCTTACAGGTTTTCTTTTGAGTTGACTCTCtacttgtgttttcttttgacTGTCAGCAATCTTTGTTATCTGACCATCTTCTCCCATTGTAGGGTAGAGCCCTATCGAATGCAGTGGGTAACCTTGGGCTTACCGGCGCTTATGCTGACGCTTTGAAGAGTCTAGGCTTTGATTTGGAAAGCGTAGCTACTCAGGTGAGCTGTTAAGCATGAATTATTGGAGATTGATTTATGATTTACTACAAAAGTTGAAGAGCTGCTTGTCTTTGCGATTCAATTTCTTGCTATTACAGAGACTTTATCTTTCTTTATATGTGCTGAGATGTTAAAATCTCCACTTGCAATCTGTAGGAGCCTGATCCTGCACTTGGGAATGGTGGACTCGGGAGACTTGCCTCTTGCTTTTTGGATTCCATGGCAACTTTGAATTATCCGGCATGGGGTTATGGACTTAGATACAAGTACGGCTTGTTCAAACAAAGAATCACAAAAGATGGACAGGAGGAAGTTGCAGAAGATTGGCTTGaggtcttcttctcttattctTTCTCCCATACAGCGTTTTGCAACTGAACACTATATCCTAATTTGTACTCCTCGAAGCAGTGCTAATTAGTAGACTTGCCTCTTTCTTTCAGCTAAGCAATCCTTGGGAAATAGTCAGAAATGATGTCTCATATCCTGTAAAGTTCTACGGAAAAGTTGTTTCTGGATCAGATGGTAAGAAACAATGGATAGGTGGAGAAGACATTGTGGCCGTTGCTTATGATGTTCCAATACCTGGCTATAAAACTAAGACTACTATCAATCTACGTCTCTGGTCAACAAAAGCACCTGCAGCAGATTTTGATTTATCTTCATATAACTCCGGGAAGCATACTGAGGCAGCACAAGCTCTATTTAACGCTGAAAAGGTCTGTCTCTTTCGTACTCTTCTCTTCGCCTGCAAACATCAACGCTAAAAAACGCTGAAAAGTTTCTTCCGTTCCCACGTAATGGAATTAGATTTGCTACGTGCTTTATCCCGGAGACGAGTCTAATAAAGGAAAGGCTCTTCGTCTGAAGCAACAGTACACTCTGTGCTCAGCCTCGCTCCAAGATATCATAGCGCGTTTTGAGACAAGGTCTGGAGGAAGCATCAACTGGGAAGAATTTCCAGAGAAGGTTGCAGTGCAGATGAATGACACTCACCCTACCTTATGCATTCCTGAGCTAATGAGGATTCTAATGGATTTGAAAGGATTAAGCTGGGAGGACGCTTGGAAAATCACACAGAGGTACAGCTTAAAATGACCATGTCTCTTgttcttatttgtttttaaacctGCAACGTGTTTCTGAATGgtttaataatgtttctagGACTGTGGCATACACAAACCATACAGTTTTGCCTG includes:
- the LOC106410954 gene encoding pentatricopeptide repeat-containing protein At3g29290 isoform X2, with protein sequence MGDVWLSPVSITCTSNQLDYGCYPVKKSCCHWSLCHSLDLALTMKLKRRRLAYGNVKMESFSSGTKRICFSKVSSALERSSNGETMALDFESGLKENLSGLFVEDEVEEKPEVDKSRIHFLEERDEEMLSKRLLKLSRLDKVRSASELFDSMRLSGLQPNPRACNSLLSCLLRSGNLPKLFTVFDFMRTKDNLTGHTYSLLLKAVSELKGCDSALRTFRELEKDPKHKSHFDVVLYNTVVSLSGRVNNVQETERVWRAMQSDGLIGTEVTYSLLVSIFVRCGRTELALDAYDEMISNNVSPREDAMQAMISACTKEERWSLALKIFRSMLKKGMKPNLVACNALINSLAKAGKVGLVFKVYSVVVKSLGHKPDEYTWNALLTGLYKANRYDDVLQLFDMVRSERLCCVNEYLYNTALVSCQKLGSWEKAVKLLYEMEGSGVTVSTSSYNLVISACEKSRQSKVALRVYEHMVIRGCEPDTFTYLSLIRSCVWGSLWGEVKDILKVEPDVSLYNAAIHGMCLRREFKLAKELYVEMREVGLEPDGKTRAMMLQNLKRH
- the LOC106410955 gene encoding putative protein TPRXL, producing MNSSSKVIMAATMVMVVSLVMVLSLVLVLLAELYCSLLLGRRRRRNHSLTLPTTTITAAANTTSLAQAISTCNDPSPSNTNPLTTGGLQTPNPFLTTNKTYLHHESSSLPASPAPVDNFIYISNPMYSNDATSKPTTPFETPESSPSRLETGDSSSSSSGEEENDVTPTLTPMKDLPEKACSVSLQDNARSLESSASESNNEKDKDGGLSTSSGSPSYTSPSW
- the LOC106410956 gene encoding uncharacterized protein LOC106410956 — translated: MARVQLLLLCFTILFASVTFMEHVSSATTATTTSSTTVAELEAETSKEVMEFIMKLEKKCPPKEEYKSFFEKLKATMVASAKVTQEKKKGFFSAAAGKISDAVSFIGSKFTGKSAEVKKSMETYQQEVAKSLQELEAIHKKIIEANQGKVEGSVAVTAEQKTEIKQTITRWETVTTQFVETAIQTEAASNTTVGVDKVKLP
- the LOC106410954 gene encoding pentatricopeptide repeat-containing protein At3g29290 isoform X1, which produces MGDVWLSPVSITCTSNQLDYGCYPVKKSCCHWSLCHSLDLALTMKLKRRRLAYGNVKMESFSSGTKRICFSKVSSALERSSNGETMALDFESGLKENLSGLFVEDEVEEKPEVDKSRIHFLEERDEEMLSKRLLKLSRLDKVRSASELFDSMRLSGLQPNPRACNSLLSCLLRSGNLPKLFTVFDFMRTKDNLTGHTYSLLLKAVSELKGCDSALRTFRELEKDPKHKSHFDVVLYNTVVSLSGRVNNVQETERVWRAMQSDGLIGTEVTYSLLVSIFVRCGRTELALDAYDEMISNNVSPREDAMQAMISACTKEERWSLALKIFRSMLKKGMKPNLVACNALINSLAKAGKVGLVFKVYSVVVKSLGHKPDEYTWNALLTGLYKANRYDDVLQLFDMVRSERLCCVNEYLYNTALVSCQKLGSWEKAVKLLYEMEGSGVTVSTSSYNLVISACEKSRQSKVALRVYEHMVIRGCEPDTFTYLSLIRSCVWGSLWGEVKDILKKVEPDVSLYNAAIHGMCLRREFKLAKELYVEMREVGLEPDGKTRAMMLQNLKRH